From the genome of Rathayibacter sp. VKM Ac-2804:
CGGGTGCCGTGCGCCTCCCGATGACCCGCGACGACATCGCCTTCGAGCCGCGCACCCGACTCCCCGAGCACCCGAACGCCCTGACCTTCAGCGTCTGGCTCGGCGACGCGGCGCTGCCCGAGTGGGAGGAGACCTACTACTCGATCGGCGGCGGCTTCATCCGGCGGGCCGGCGAGCGCGCCGAGCTGGCCTCGCTCGCGCCGCACCCCTACCCCTTCGTCTCCGCGCTCGACCTGCTCGCGACCTGCGACCGCACGCGCTCGAGCATCGACGAGATCGCCGCCGCCAACGAGCGAGCGCTGCACCCCGGCCTCGACGTCGACGCGCGGCTCGACGCGATCTGGGACGCGATGGCCGCCTGCGTCGAGCACGGCCTGGCGACCGAGGGCGTGCTGCCCGGCGGGCTCGGCGTGCAGCGCCGCGCCTCCGTCCTGCGCGGCAGGCTCGAGGCCTTCGAGGACGACCCGCTGGACCGCGCGCGGGCGACCTCGGTGGAATGGCTGCACGCGTTCGCCCTCGCGGTGAACGAGGAGAACGCGGCCGGCGGGCGCGTCGTCACCGCGCCGACGAACGGAGCGGCGGGGATCATCCCGGCCGTCGCTCACCACTACCTCCGCTTCGTCCCCGGGGCGGACCGTGCGGGGATCCGGCGGTTCCTGCTCACCGCGACGGCGATCGGCTCGCTCTGCAAGACCAACGCCTCTATCTCGGGCGCGGAGGCCGGCTGCCAGGGCGAGGTCGGCTCGGCGTGCGCGATGGCGGCCGGCGCGCTCTGCGCGGTGCTCGGCGGGACGCCACGGCAGGTGGAGAACGCGGCCGAGATCGCGATGGAGCACCACCTCGGGCTGACCTGCGACCCGGTCGGCGGCCTGGTGCAGATCCCGTGCATCGAGCGCAACGCGATCGCGGCGTCGACGGCGGTCAGCGCGGCCCGGCTGGCGCTGCACGGCGACGGGACGCACCGGGTCTCGCTGGACACCGTGATCGAGACGATGCGGCAGACGGGCATCGACATGTCCTCGAAGTACAAGGAGACCAGCGAGGGCGGTCTCGCGGTCAACGTCATCGAGTGCTGAGCAGCACCGCCGTGTGACGCCGGATGAAGCGGCGTGACACGCCGATCTGCGGAGCGTCGGGGGTCGGACCTAGCGTTGTCCGAGTGAGCAGCTCCCCCTACCTCGCCCGGCCGATCGTC
Proteins encoded in this window:
- a CDS encoding L-serine ammonia-lyase, with the translated sequence MSAYVSAFDLFSVGIGPSSSHTVGPMRAALALAERLRDAGLLDRVSRVVCTLYGSLGSTGIGHGTPDAIVAGLAGLHPETCDPEEVRGAWSRLDQDGSILLAGAVRLPMTRDDIAFEPRTRLPEHPNALTFSVWLGDAALPEWEETYYSIGGGFIRRAGERAELASLAPHPYPFVSALDLLATCDRTRSSIDEIAAANERALHPGLDVDARLDAIWDAMAACVEHGLATEGVLPGGLGVQRRASVLRGRLEAFEDDPLDRARATSVEWLHAFALAVNEENAAGGRVVTAPTNGAAGIIPAVAHHYLRFVPGADRAGIRRFLLTATAIGSLCKTNASISGAEAGCQGEVGSACAMAAGALCAVLGGTPRQVENAAEIAMEHHLGLTCDPVGGLVQIPCIERNAIAASTAVSAARLALHGDGTHRVSLDTVIETMRQTGIDMSSKYKETSEGGLAVNVIEC